A stretch of bacterium DNA encodes these proteins:
- a CDS encoding PhzF family phenazine biosynthesis protein: EADSEAAVRDLVPDMRRLGEAPCRGVIVTARADDPAVDFVSRFFAPAAGVDEDPVTGSAHCTLAPFWGARLKKKEMIGRQLSPRGGTVRVRPEGERVRLFGQAVTVMKGELL, from the coding sequence TCGAGGCGGACTCGGAGGCGGCCGTGCGCGATCTCGTCCCCGACATGCGGCGGCTCGGGGAGGCCCCCTGCCGCGGCGTGATCGTGACGGCGCGCGCGGATGATCCGGCGGTGGACTTCGTCTCGCGCTTCTTCGCCCCCGCCGCCGGCGTGGACGAGGACCCGGTCACCGGCTCGGCCCACTGCACCCTCGCCCCCTTCTGGGGCGCGCGCCTCAAGAAAAAAGAGATGATCGGGAGGCAGCTCTCCCCCCGCGGCGGCACCGTCCGCGTGCGTCCCGAGGGCGAGCGCGTCCGCCTCTTTGGGCAAGCCGTGACCGTCATGAAGGGGGAACTCCTTTAA